In a genomic window of Barnesiella propionica:
- a CDS encoding TlpA disulfide reductase family protein — MKKWIFCASLVLACISCNNHNTFTVGGTVSGAKGKVLYLENLAAEKPAILDSVILKSDGNFSFKGKRPQYPEFYRLRLDNAYIHLAVDSTENINIKTSLPDFGFNYEVTGSDECEKMRIVSQESVKLRTRINEVTEAMKSDKANVDSLRALALADIDAYKKRMIDIVLENPRAAAAYYIIFQRINNEVVFDVYDPSDCRIIAAVATAFDSFYPDAPRTRQLHDITISGLQAIKKNKESRQNVNDNIREVETASFIDIALNDIYGHERRLSSIAGKGKVVLLDFTAYKTEYSPAYNIRLAELYRKYASRGFEIYQISLDAEENFWKVSADNLPWICVWDPASVYSSIANTYNVKELPTSYLLDRDGELVKRLSSPRELESLLEKYL, encoded by the coding sequence ATGAAAAAATGGATATTTTGTGCAAGTCTCGTGCTGGCTTGTATATCATGCAATAATCACAATACATTTACCGTAGGAGGTACTGTTTCCGGTGCAAAAGGAAAAGTCCTTTATTTGGAGAATCTGGCGGCAGAAAAACCGGCGATACTCGATTCCGTCATCTTAAAGTCCGATGGTAATTTTTCTTTTAAAGGAAAAAGACCGCAGTATCCCGAATTTTATCGCTTGCGTCTGGATAATGCTTATATACACCTGGCGGTAGATTCGACGGAGAATATAAACATAAAGACCAGTTTACCAGATTTCGGTTTTAATTATGAGGTAACGGGGTCGGACGAATGCGAGAAGATGCGCATCGTTTCGCAGGAAAGCGTGAAATTACGGACTCGTATAAATGAAGTTACCGAAGCCATGAAATCGGATAAGGCAAATGTAGATTCCTTGAGGGCCCTGGCACTTGCTGATATTGATGCCTATAAAAAACGGATGATTGATATTGTTCTGGAGAATCCCCGTGCCGCGGCCGCTTATTATATTATTTTCCAAAGGATAAATAATGAAGTCGTTTTTGATGTATATGACCCGTCGGACTGCCGGATAATCGCAGCCGTAGCGACAGCTTTCGATAGCTTTTATCCGGATGCTCCCCGTACGCGCCAGTTACATGATATTACTATAAGCGGTTTGCAGGCGATAAAGAAAAATAAAGAGAGCCGACAAAACGTTAATGATAATATACGGGAAGTGGAGACAGCTTCTTTTATAGATATTGCCCTGAATGATATATATGGTCATGAACGAAGGTTATCTTCGATAGCCGGTAAGGGAAAGGTTGTATTGCTTGACTTTACAGCTTATAAAACAGAATATTCTCCGGCCTATAACATCAGGCTGGCAGAACTATATCGTAAATATGCTTCCCGGGGATTCGAGATCTATCAGATTTCATTGGACGCAGAAGAGAATTTCTGGAAAGTTTCGGCCGATAATTTACCTTGGATATGTGTCTGGGACCCTGCCAGTGTATACTCTTCCATAGCTAATACTTACAATGTAAAAGAATTGCCTACTTCTTATCTACTGGATCGTGACGGTGAGCTTGTAAAACGGCTTTCATCTCCCCGGGAATTGGAATCCTTGCTGGAGAAGTACTTGTAG
- the greA gene encoding transcription elongation factor GreA, which produces MAISYMTEDGYKKILDEIAFMENVKRPEISRAIAEARDKGDLSENAEYDAAKEAQGMLEMKISQLKDLIANARFIDESKLNTHTIQILNKVKIKNTRNNAVMQYTIVSESEANLKEGKIAASTPIAKGLMGKKVGDVVEIQVPSGIMTFEVVDISI; this is translated from the coding sequence ATGGCAATTAGTTACATGACCGAAGACGGTTACAAAAAAATTCTGGATGAAATCGCTTTCATGGAAAATGTAAAGCGTCCCGAAATTTCAAGAGCTATCGCAGAGGCCAGGGACAAAGGAGATCTTTCGGAAAATGCCGAATACGATGCAGCTAAAGAGGCACAAGGTATGTTGGAAATGAAAATATCACAACTGAAAGACTTGATCGCAAATGCACGTTTTATAGACGAGAGTAAATTGAATACTCATACGATACAAATACTGAATAAAGTAAAAATTAAGAATACGAGAAATAATGCTGTAATGCAATATACTATCGTTTCAGAGTCCGAAGCCAACCTGAAAGAGGGGAAGATCGCTGCCAGTACGCCTATTGCAAAAGGCCTTATGGGAAAGAAGGTCGGCGACGTAGTCGAGATACAGGTTCCCTCCGGTATTATGACGTTCGAAGTTGTTGATATATCCATATAA
- a CDS encoding PfkB family carbohydrate kinase, translating into MKTHDICCIGHITLDKIVTPKNTVHMPGGTAFYFSQAVKRFQDIDYALVTSVGKNEMNVVEEMHSECMNITILPSKYSVCFENIYGENQDNRTQKVLAKADPFTPDKLQSIHARIYHLGTLLADDFSLDVIKYLSRKGLISVDSQGYLREVKDTHVYPVDWKDKREALKYIHFLKVNEHEMEILTGYQDIAKAAIRLAEWGVKEVIITLGSMGSVIYDNQGFHTIPAYRPNNIEDATGCGDTYITGYLYRRAKNTGADEAGRFAAAMATLKIEHSGPFNGTKEDIYHCMKTRAQKYPVL; encoded by the coding sequence ATGAAAACTCATGATATCTGTTGTATAGGACATATCACTCTCGATAAAATCGTTACACCTAAAAATACGGTGCACATGCCGGGAGGAACGGCCTTTTATTTCTCCCAAGCTGTTAAACGTTTTCAGGATATCGACTATGCACTGGTGACATCCGTAGGAAAAAACGAAATGAACGTAGTAGAAGAAATGCACTCCGAATGTATGAATATCACGATTCTTCCGAGCAAATACTCGGTATGTTTTGAAAATATATATGGAGAGAACCAAGATAACCGAACCCAAAAGGTATTAGCGAAAGCCGATCCTTTCACCCCTGATAAATTACAATCCATTCATGCTCGTATTTATCATTTGGGGACATTACTTGCAGACGACTTTTCCCTGGACGTTATCAAATATTTATCCCGGAAAGGTTTAATATCTGTAGATTCTCAGGGATATCTCAGGGAAGTAAAAGATACCCATGTATATCCGGTCGACTGGAAAGATAAAAGAGAGGCTCTAAAATACATTCACTTTCTGAAAGTCAATGAACATGAGATGGAAATTCTCACCGGATATCAGGATATCGCCAAGGCTGCTATACGACTGGCAGAATGGGGAGTAAAAGAAGTTATTATAACTCTGGGCAGCATGGGATCGGTCATTTACGACAACCAGGGGTTCCATACGATTCCTGCTTATAGACCTAATAATATAGAAGATGCCACGGGATGCGGAGATACTTATATCACAGGTTATCTATACAGACGGGCAAAGAATACCGGAGCGGATGAAGCCGGCCGTTTCGCCGCCGCTATGGCTACTTTAAAAATTGAACATTCCGGTCCCTTTAACGGGACAAAAGAAGATATCTATCATTGCATGAAAACAAGAGCACAAAAATATCCTGTTCTATAA
- a CDS encoding HIT family protein encodes MPSIFSRIIAGEIPCYKVAEDERYFAFLDISPVAKGHTLVVPKHEEDYIFDLEEDVLAGLTLFARKVARALEKAVPCRRVGVAVMGLEVPHVHIHLVPINKESDMNFFKEKLSLSSQEMSDIANSIASRFGR; translated from the coding sequence ATGCCTTCTATTTTCAGTCGTATTATTGCCGGAGAAATTCCGTGCTATAAAGTAGCCGAGGATGAACGTTATTTTGCCTTTCTGGATATTAGTCCGGTTGCGAAAGGTCATACTCTCGTAGTTCCTAAACATGAAGAAGATTATATATTTGATCTGGAAGAAGATGTACTTGCGGGACTGACTCTTTTTGCCCGCAAAGTTGCCCGGGCTTTGGAAAAAGCTGTACCGTGCAGACGGGTGGGAGTGGCTGTAATGGGGTTGGAAGTTCCTCATGTACATATCCATTTAGTCCCTATCAATAAAGAGTCGGATATGAATTTCTTTAAAGAAAAATTATCATTGTCTTCCCAGGAGATGTCGGATATTGCCAATTCTATTGCGTCTCGTTTCGGGAGATAA
- a CDS encoding bifunctional riboflavin kinase/FAD synthetase, translated as MKIIDSIQKISESSSVAAIGFFDGVHQGHRALINSVRQEAERAGNTSAIVTFRTHPRQVLDSDCRFSLLTTTDEKLELLEKTGIDYAIVLDFTPEMSLLSAREFLQLLKENYNIQALFIGYDHRFGHNRKEGFEDYTAYGKELGVQIFKAEAFSMDKTNISSSIIRQLLETGNIKQANRFLSYRYAITGNVIDGFKLGRKLGFPTANISLLNTEKLIPAHGVYAVETVLPNGEVRDGMLNIGNRPTLERQGDYSIECHIFDFTGDLYGKDLTVCFVSYLRPERKMNSLEELKAQLKEDKQNAILALSQKSIS; from the coding sequence ATGAAGATCATTGATTCCATACAAAAAATTTCAGAGTCCTCTTCTGTTGCAGCCATTGGATTCTTTGACGGGGTACATCAGGGACACCGGGCATTAATCAATAGCGTCAGACAAGAAGCGGAAAGAGCTGGTAATACTTCGGCAATAGTAACATTCCGCACTCATCCAAGACAAGTATTAGACTCAGACTGCCGCTTTTCTTTATTAACTACGACCGATGAAAAACTGGAGTTATTGGAAAAAACCGGAATAGATTATGCCATAGTGCTAGACTTCACTCCTGAAATGTCATTGCTCTCGGCCCGGGAGTTTCTGCAACTCCTGAAAGAAAACTACAACATACAAGCATTATTCATAGGTTACGACCACCGTTTCGGTCATAACCGAAAAGAAGGTTTCGAGGATTATACAGCATATGGCAAAGAATTAGGAGTGCAAATATTTAAAGCCGAAGCATTTTCAATGGACAAAACAAATATAAGTTCATCGATCATCCGGCAACTCCTGGAAACCGGCAACATCAAGCAAGCCAACCGTTTCCTCTCATACCGCTATGCAATAACAGGTAATGTTATAGACGGTTTTAAACTGGGGAGAAAATTAGGATTCCCCACAGCCAATATTTCTTTATTAAATACCGAAAAACTTATTCCGGCACATGGAGTATATGCTGTAGAGACAGTCCTTCCCAATGGAGAAGTACGCGACGGCATGCTGAATATCGGTAACCGTCCTACCCTCGAAAGACAAGGAGATTACAGCATAGAATGCCATATTTTCGATTTCACGGGTGATTTGTACGGGAAAGACTTAACCGTCTGTTTCGTATCTTATCTGCGCCCTGAAAGAAAAATGAACAGCCTGGAAGAACTAAAGGCACAGCTTAAAGAAGACAAACAAAACGCAATACTGGCATTATCGCAAAAATCAATTTCATAA
- a CDS encoding HAD family hydrolase has translation MAIIDGVKNLLFDLGGVLMDIKRENCVAAFEAIGVKTANQMLGEYSQKGIFLQLEEGSLSASEFRDAVRLEAGLPLTDGQIDDALNKFLISIPEYKLDMLLKLKKRYHIVMLSNTNPIMFHSKIDECFRIQGLTVDDYFDEKYLSYKMKCIKPNSEIFEKLIAQSGMKPEETLFFDDSQKNLEAAAKFGFRTYLVPPFTDFSSVFEL, from the coding sequence ATGGCTATTATTGACGGAGTAAAAAATCTGCTGTTCGACTTAGGCGGTGTATTAATGGATATCAAACGGGAAAACTGCGTGGCCGCATTTGAAGCCATAGGAGTTAAAACTGCAAACCAGATGTTGGGAGAATATTCACAAAAAGGTATATTCCTGCAATTAGAAGAAGGCAGCCTATCAGCATCCGAATTTCGTGACGCCGTTCGTCTCGAAGCGGGTTTACCACTGACTGACGGGCAAATAGACGATGCCTTGAACAAATTCCTGATAAGTATTCCCGAATATAAACTGGACATGTTGCTGAAGCTAAAGAAACGTTACCATATCGTTATGCTGAGCAATACCAACCCGATTATGTTTCACTCCAAAATAGATGAGTGTTTCCGTATACAGGGTCTTACCGTAGACGATTATTTCGATGAAAAATATCTTTCTTATAAAATGAAATGCATTAAACCCAATTCCGAAATTTTTGAGAAACTAATCGCACAATCGGGAATGAAGCCAGAAGAAACTCTTTTCTTCGATGATTCACAGAAAAATCTGGAAGCAGCGGCTAAATTCGGATTCAGAACATATCTGGTTCCTCCTTTCACCGATTTTTCTTCTGTATTTGAATTATAA
- a CDS encoding MBOAT family O-acyltransferase: protein MLGIRLEIPQMNILLPVGISFYTFQAIGYTIDVYRKTILPEKNFFTYALFVSFFPQLVAGPIERAKNLLPQFHSKHIFNQEKALEGLKLMIWGYFMKLCIAERLSPYVDAVYNNYHQHNGTSLLLATFFFTFQIFCDFGGYSLIAIGAAKCMNFELMQNFNRPYFAINIKQFWRKWHISLSTWFMDYVYIPLGGNRCKTTKHLKNLFVTFFVSGLWHGANWTFIAWGSLHGIYLIVGILKNKYLPKVKAPSVIHTIVNVIVTFCLVMFAWIFFRANDITSAFAIIKKIFTEPGALYNGDGLPNQLLGLLCIGILMMKELKDEMNLKINFMHNENVVISTVSMAAMVSFILLTAVYTGGQFIYFQF from the coding sequence ATGCTGGGCATAAGGTTGGAAATACCTCAAATGAATATATTATTGCCTGTAGGCATATCGTTTTATACTTTTCAGGCTATCGGATATACTATTGACGTATATAGAAAAACGATCTTGCCGGAAAAGAATTTTTTCACTTATGCTTTATTTGTTTCATTTTTTCCTCAGCTCGTCGCCGGCCCTATCGAACGTGCAAAAAATCTGTTGCCACAGTTTCATAGCAAACATATATTTAATCAGGAAAAAGCTCTGGAAGGATTAAAGCTAATGATCTGGGGCTATTTTATGAAATTATGCATAGCAGAGAGATTGTCTCCTTATGTCGACGCTGTTTATAATAACTATCACCAACATAACGGAACAAGTTTGTTATTAGCCACTTTTTTCTTTACATTCCAGATATTTTGTGACTTTGGAGGGTATTCGCTGATTGCTATTGGAGCTGCTAAGTGCATGAATTTTGAACTGATGCAGAACTTTAACCGCCCATATTTTGCAATAAATATTAAACAATTCTGGAGAAAGTGGCATATTTCTTTGTCCACTTGGTTTATGGATTATGTATATATTCCTTTGGGAGGAAACAGATGCAAAACGACTAAGCACCTAAAGAACCTGTTTGTAACTTTCTTTGTCAGCGGATTGTGGCATGGTGCCAACTGGACCTTTATTGCTTGGGGAAGTTTGCATGGAATTTATCTAATCGTAGGTATCTTAAAAAATAAATATCTTCCCAAAGTAAAGGCTCCTTCTGTTATTCATACAATTGTGAATGTAATCGTAACTTTTTGTCTGGTTATGTTTGCCTGGATATTCTTTCGGGCTAATGATATAACCTCTGCATTCGCTATAATAAAGAAGATATTTACCGAACCAGGCGCTTTATATAACGGGGACGGATTGCCGAATCAACTTCTTGGGTTATTATGTATCGGAATTTTAATGATGAAAGAACTTAAAGATGAAATGAATCTGAAAATAAATTTTATGCATAATGAGAATGTCGTAATAAGTACTGTCTCAATGGCAGCGATGGTTAGTTTTATTTTGCTTACAGCTGTATATACAGGCGGCCAATTTATTTATTTTCAATTTTAA
- a CDS encoding SGNH/GDSL hydrolase family protein codes for MKKYKFIGVVLSVIILVIAADLFLGYLSNLYTKKHEYPGDYLKIEYLMKKANEDIIILGSSVGINSYIPQMIEDSLGLTCFNGGCNAQQIPFFYCMAEAILHHHTPRYIILALRHFELVESDMGRINLLNPYYRRGYKSIDEALESQNKREKYLLQSNLYRYNTIWWRIMLYYVKSFDELGHKGFVGKEVPAFYPKFIPETGEIKPVSKSKIEYFRNIAELCKDAGIGLIVAIPPVYMKTNNNSEEFICMKKLCKEYDIPLIDNNQSEPFITHPELFHDNEHLNVNGARIMTSMFIEELKPYIKK; via the coding sequence ATGAAAAAATATAAATTTATTGGAGTCGTTTTATCGGTTATTATATTGGTTATTGCGGCAGATTTATTTCTTGGGTATCTTTCAAATTTATATACGAAAAAGCATGAGTATCCCGGAGATTATCTGAAAATAGAATATCTGATGAAAAAAGCGAATGAAGATATTATTATTCTCGGTTCTTCTGTCGGGATTAATAGTTATATTCCTCAAATGATTGAAGACAGCCTTGGCCTTACTTGTTTTAACGGAGGTTGTAATGCCCAGCAGATACCATTCTTTTATTGCATGGCAGAAGCTATTTTACATCATCATACGCCACGTTATATTATTCTTGCATTACGTCATTTTGAGTTAGTGGAGAGTGATATGGGGCGAATCAATCTGTTAAATCCTTATTATCGCCGAGGTTATAAATCAATTGATGAAGCTCTGGAATCTCAAAATAAAAGGGAGAAATATTTGCTGCAATCCAATTTATATAGGTATAATACAATCTGGTGGCGTATCATGCTTTATTATGTAAAATCTTTCGACGAACTGGGACATAAAGGGTTTGTGGGGAAAGAAGTTCCTGCTTTTTATCCTAAATTCATTCCAGAGACCGGAGAGATAAAACCTGTTTCAAAAAGTAAAATCGAATATTTCCGGAATATTGCTGAATTGTGTAAGGACGCCGGAATCGGGCTGATCGTAGCTATTCCTCCCGTATATATGAAAACAAATAATAATTCGGAGGAGTTTATTTGTATGAAAAAATTATGTAAAGAGTATGATATTCCACTCATTGATAATAACCAGAGTGAGCCGTTCATAACTCATCCGGAGTTGTTTCACGATAATGAACATCTGAATGTGAACGGCGCCAGGATAATGACTTCTATGTTTATTGAGGAATTAAAACCATATATTAAAAAATGA
- a CDS encoding GDSL-type esterase/lipase family protein has translation MKPLLFVFSLLLLLSCEKEPDKKIIFAGDSLIARWDVTYYFPGRQVLNYGVSGSGIDDLRHENINGRGADVVILIGTNDLGYVDENHCEEYIDKYMETLMSVPADHVYLISLLPRGFKGDLPGINDKIKHVNARLANKADQNGMTYIDVYNLFVKGGTLNQDLSYDGLHLNDHGYQILAGEVKKYIK, from the coding sequence ATGAAACCGTTATTGTTCGTCTTTTCTCTTTTGTTGCTTCTTTCGTGCGAAAAGGAACCTGATAAAAAAATAATATTTGCAGGAGATTCCTTAATAGCCCGTTGGGATGTCACTTATTATTTTCCGGGAAGGCAGGTGCTTAATTATGGTGTCTCCGGCAGCGGGATAGATGATTTGCGTCATGAAAATATAAATGGCCGGGGTGCCGATGTTGTTATTTTGATAGGAACTAATGATCTGGGCTATGTGGATGAAAACCATTGTGAAGAATATATTGATAAGTACATGGAAACCCTAATGTCGGTACCTGCAGATCATGTTTATTTGATATCTCTTCTGCCCAGGGGATTTAAGGGAGATTTGCCCGGTATCAATGATAAGATAAAACATGTGAATGCTCGTTTAGCAAATAAAGCAGACCAAAATGGAATGACCTATATCGATGTTTATAATTTATTTGTTAAAGGAGGAACTCTTAATCAAGACCTTTCTTATGACGGATTACATTTAAATGATCACGGATACCAGATACTGGCCGGTGAAGTAAAAAAATATATCAAATGA
- a CDS encoding T9SS type A sorting domain-containing protein yields the protein MKNFTLLFLCVGLCVNSFAVKHTSFGSKISKNKFAEEIFYKPGEKSTTVKVLRKPGKDMNLMLPGTIEIYFSIDGESWDLESTSACTYNSDGKILTETITYSDGSVSKYTYTYDKNGMKTSYLEQAMESEESGNLENIQRKFWEYDPVVTDFVTKQEYQSWNANTNAWEQAYLHTKVIERNKQGDVESVETRLYFANTDQYDVMEQYEMLFNDRNLVSTIIKKTLTEIAPQEYGLEEAYRFTNLEWAQCGQVLSTENLSYGTNLAKSYDIIQNGEKVATNRTTYSPAGELFSSESVLTYIDNATETFTHKLLDNNGSYEQKFLMQFEDEIMGEKYIEKYDEYKTLTEGSYYVTEDGELWDMGESNKYIPAYDGNKMTEMIFQMYNYDSGEYESVQKDVYSNHIPAAVNHVSASKNMFFDPANNTIVISENDVCSYSVYAINGTLVKSGQAKGKIDMSSLAKGAYIIRIQTGQSNMVLKFIK from the coding sequence ATGAAAAATTTTACTTTATTATTTCTTTGTGTAGGATTATGTGTAAATTCTTTTGCGGTTAAACATACATCCTTCGGTTCAAAAATTTCAAAAAATAAATTTGCCGAAGAAATATTCTATAAACCGGGAGAAAAGAGCACAACCGTAAAAGTTCTCCGAAAACCGGGAAAGGATATGAATCTGATGCTACCGGGCACGATAGAGATATATTTTTCTATCGACGGCGAATCATGGGATCTGGAATCAACTTCCGCATGCACTTATAATTCGGACGGAAAAATACTTACCGAGACCATTACCTATTCAGATGGTTCCGTCTCCAAATATACCTATACTTACGATAAAAACGGAATGAAAACCTCTTATCTGGAACAAGCCATGGAGTCGGAAGAGTCGGGCAATTTAGAAAACATCCAAAGAAAATTCTGGGAATATGATCCTGTAGTAACAGATTTTGTTACCAAACAGGAATATCAATCCTGGAATGCAAACACAAATGCATGGGAACAGGCTTACCTGCATACAAAAGTAATTGAACGAAATAAACAAGGAGATGTAGAATCGGTCGAGACCCGTTTATATTTTGCCAATACCGATCAATATGATGTTATGGAACAGTATGAGATGTTATTTAACGATCGTAATCTCGTATCTACTATCATTAAAAAAACACTCACCGAGATAGCACCTCAGGAATATGGACTGGAAGAAGCTTACAGATTTACGAATCTCGAATGGGCACAATGCGGACAGGTATTATCCACAGAAAATCTGTCTTACGGCACGAATCTCGCTAAATCTTATGACATTATACAAAATGGAGAAAAAGTAGCAACGAACCGTACGACCTACTCACCTGCAGGAGAACTATTTTCCAGTGAATCCGTACTCACCTATATAGACAACGCCACAGAAACATTTACCCATAAGCTACTGGATAATAACGGAAGTTATGAACAGAAATTCCTCATGCAGTTTGAAGACGAGATTATGGGCGAAAAATACATCGAAAAATACGACGAATATAAAACATTGACCGAGGGTTCCTATTATGTGACAGAAGACGGGGAATTATGGGATATGGGAGAATCTAACAAATACATTCCTGCTTACGACGGTAATAAAATGACCGAAATGATTTTCCAAATGTACAATTATGATTCGGGAGAATACGAAAGCGTACAAAAAGACGTTTATAGTAATCATATACCGGCAGCTGTTAATCATGTCAGCGCATCCAAGAACATGTTTTTCGATCCGGCCAATAATACGATCGTAATATCGGAAAACGACGTTTGTTCATATTCAGTATATGCTATTAACGGAACTTTAGTAAAATCCGGTCAGGCAAAGGGTAAAATAGATATGTCTTCATTAGCCAAAGGCGCATATATCATTCGGATACAAACCGGACAAAGTAATATGGTGCTCAAATTCATAAAATAA